In Amycolatopsis endophytica, the following are encoded in one genomic region:
- a CDS encoding NAD-dependent epimerase/dehydratase family protein, producing MTQILITGASGRVGSTLAKAAVAQGFSVRGMVMPGERLSVGGVEVVEASLTDGGALARAVAGVDVVVHLAAQMVLGESSVERYYDVNVMGTLRLLEASVSQSVPVRQFVYASTDNTYDPAHAPREPITEDHPQFPGDYYGTSKVLCEQLVRNYQKLHGLNYTILRYGSVLAPNEAVALFRLDWVRGFLATHTTAGRRSNLWQLLAGGDDFLGALQEQIGDRTGNPALALTGPDGRPWAIHTSDVRDTVAGTLAAIDHPNAINQDFNIVGPRTTTFTEGATVIAKHYNLDLLTAHMPATLAFELSTHKATQLLDYHPHHDFDSTITTAQDPNPTPDYTPVTQGWIPTSDAAPADA from the coding sequence GTGACGCAGATTCTCATCACCGGCGCATCCGGGCGGGTCGGATCGACGCTCGCCAAAGCAGCTGTTGCACAAGGGTTCTCGGTACGCGGGATGGTGATGCCTGGCGAGCGGTTGTCGGTGGGTGGTGTGGAGGTGGTGGAGGCGTCGTTGACTGATGGTGGGGCGTTGGCGCGTGCGGTGGCGGGTGTGGATGTGGTGGTGCATCTGGCGGCGCAGATGGTGCTGGGTGAGTCGTCGGTGGAGCGTTATTACGACGTCAACGTGATGGGTACGTTGCGTTTGCTGGAGGCGTCGGTGTCGCAGTCGGTGCCGGTACGGCAGTTCGTCTACGCCAGCACGGACAACACCTACGATCCGGCGCACGCTCCGCGGGAACCCATCACCGAGGACCACCCTCAGTTCCCGGGTGACTACTACGGAACCTCGAAGGTGCTGTGCGAGCAGTTGGTGCGTAACTACCAGAAACTGCACGGCCTGAACTACACCATCCTGCGTTACGGATCGGTTCTGGCCCCCAACGAAGCCGTCGCGTTGTTCCGCCTGGATTGGGTCCGCGGGTTCCTGGCCACCCACACCACCGCCGGCCGCCGCAGCAACCTCTGGCAACTCCTCGCCGGTGGGGACGACTTCCTCGGCGCACTCCAAGAGCAGATCGGCGACCGCACCGGCAATCCCGCCCTCGCCCTCACCGGCCCCGACGGCCGTCCCTGGGCCATCCACACCTCCGACGTCCGCGACACCGTCGCCGGCACCCTGGCCGCCATCGACCACCCCAATGCCATCAACCAGGACTTCAACATCGTCGGACCCCGCACCACCACCTTCACCGAAGGCGCCACCGTCATCGCCAAGCACTACAACCTCGACCTGCTCACCGCCCACATGCCCGCCACCCTCGCCTTCGAACTATCCACCCACAAAGCCACGCAACTCCTCGACTACCACCCCCACCACGACTTCGACTCCACCATCACCACCGCCCAAGACCCCAACCCCACACCCGACTACACCCCCGTCACACAAGGCTGGATCCCCACAAGCGATGCCGCACCCGCGGACGCCTGA
- a CDS encoding ABC transporter substrate-binding protein, with product MSKDPNTTFYWTRRETLRFAAATALGLSAGVPVLAGCSVGSQGSATNAGPPPSQPTGTLRVAHLGDPTSLDPSLAGNAVSLPIISHNVYESLLGFDGDTSNLVGVLAERWESSPDAREWTFHLREGITFHDGAPLTSSAVKKTFQYYKRSGTQWGVLLPPNATFDDTNPRVIRVSSPDSFPDMGRNATLIRMISPNLVDQGPDAVNKTPTGTGPFRFESYTTAKSLVLSANRQFRGPGPYLERLQFQIIPDASARVAALRSGSVDLVFNVAPSDAGTLKSAGNLAVTEKPLWRVGQLILFSNHRPVDNVVLRRALAHGIDKEAIIKSILRGVGKRQDNVLPEGVYGYQQPATQYPYDPNKARELLAQSGLTTPVELEAVWSPELGENIGRVEQAISGMLSEIGVNLKATQIPFAEVTKVIVDPQQKPYHAVAGELGWLTGGPLFFATKYFQRTSEFAAMNDLNNKMLTTPDGPERLRLLAEIQELFAQQLPVIPLYNSVQVDGHSTSVQGYSSPKDGFQPNFGQVYLSQ from the coding sequence ATGTCCAAGGACCCGAACACGACGTTTTACTGGACCCGTCGAGAAACCTTGCGTTTCGCCGCCGCGACGGCCCTTGGGCTGTCCGCCGGCGTCCCGGTGCTCGCCGGCTGTTCCGTCGGATCGCAGGGGTCGGCCACGAACGCCGGCCCACCCCCGTCGCAGCCGACCGGCACGCTGCGGGTCGCCCACCTCGGCGACCCGACGAGCCTCGATCCTTCCCTGGCGGGCAACGCGGTTTCGCTGCCGATCATCTCCCACAACGTCTACGAGAGCCTGCTCGGTTTCGATGGTGACACGTCGAACCTCGTGGGCGTGCTGGCCGAACGCTGGGAGTCCTCACCCGACGCCAGGGAATGGACGTTTCACCTCAGGGAGGGGATCACCTTTCACGATGGCGCGCCACTCACCTCCTCCGCCGTGAAGAAGACTTTCCAGTACTACAAGAGGTCCGGCACGCAATGGGGCGTGCTCCTTCCGCCGAACGCGACTTTCGATGACACGAACCCGCGGGTGATACGGGTCAGCAGCCCCGACAGTTTCCCGGACATGGGCCGGAACGCCACTCTGATCCGGATGATTTCCCCGAACCTCGTCGATCAGGGGCCGGACGCGGTGAACAAAACTCCGACAGGAACCGGGCCGTTTCGCTTCGAGAGTTACACGACGGCGAAGAGCCTCGTGCTGAGCGCGAACCGTCAGTTCCGCGGCCCGGGACCGTACCTGGAAAGACTCCAGTTCCAGATCATCCCGGACGCCTCCGCCCGGGTAGCCGCGCTGCGCTCGGGCAGCGTGGACCTGGTATTCAACGTCGCGCCAAGCGATGCGGGCACCCTCAAGTCAGCCGGCAACCTCGCCGTGACCGAGAAACCGCTTTGGCGGGTGGGCCAGCTGATCCTTTTCAGCAACCATCGGCCCGTCGACAACGTGGTACTGCGTCGGGCGCTCGCCCACGGGATCGACAAAGAGGCGATCATCAAATCGATCCTGAGAGGGGTTGGGAAGCGCCAGGACAACGTTCTTCCCGAGGGGGTCTACGGCTACCAGCAACCCGCCACCCAGTACCCCTACGATCCGAACAAGGCCCGGGAACTCCTGGCGCAGAGCGGCCTGACCACGCCCGTGGAGCTCGAGGCGGTCTGGTCACCCGAACTCGGTGAGAACATCGGTCGAGTCGAACAAGCGATCAGTGGCATGCTCTCCGAGATCGGCGTGAACCTGAAGGCAACGCAGATTCCCTTCGCCGAGGTCACCAAGGTCATCGTCGATCCCCAGCAGAAGCCCTACCACGCTGTTGCCGGCGAACTCGGATGGTTGACCGGTGGTCCGTTGTTCTTCGCGACCAAGTACTTCCAGCGAACTTCGGAGTTCGCCGCGATGAACGATCTCAATAACAAGATGCTGACCACTCCGGACGGACCTGAGCGGCTCCGACTCCTGGCGGAGATCCAGGAATTGTTTGCACAGCAACTTCCCGTGATTCCGCTCTACAACTCGGTCCAAGTCGACGGCCACTCCACCTCGGTTCAGGGTTACAGCTCACCGAAGGACGGTTTCCAACCCAACTTCGGCCAGGTCTACCTCAGCCAGTGA
- a CDS encoding ABC transporter permease, with amino-acid sequence MTFADRRGGSVVTRFVLTRLLQSVVVVFGAVVISFLLTNVIGRPADVIGGPQMTAEERAALNAQLGYDKPLPARFVQYVGGMFRGDFGISYRTSSDAMGEVMTALPNTLILAILAIVLASALALVLTIFSARHRESRADRGLRRTIGALQGMPEFWLGLMLILIFSANLQLLPSFGFYGLSSLILPVLTLALPTVPTLYRVFRGQMLDVLGNDFVEAMRARGLSERLIVYRHALRNMVGPGVNFAALQLGYLISNCVIVETIFSWPGIGNLLISAVLTRDFAVVQATIIMVAAFYVLLNLIADIFILISDPRVRTVKA; translated from the coding sequence GTGACATTCGCCGACCGAAGGGGCGGTTCTGTGGTCACCCGATTCGTCTTGACCCGGTTGCTTCAAAGCGTCGTAGTGGTTTTCGGCGCCGTCGTCATCAGCTTCCTCCTGACCAACGTCATTGGCAGACCGGCGGACGTGATCGGTGGGCCGCAGATGACCGCCGAGGAACGCGCGGCTCTGAACGCTCAACTCGGTTACGACAAACCGCTGCCCGCACGTTTCGTCCAGTACGTTGGAGGAATGTTTCGAGGTGACTTCGGGATTTCCTACCGAACCAGCTCTGATGCCATGGGCGAGGTGATGACTGCTCTACCGAACACCCTCATTCTCGCCATTCTGGCCATCGTGCTCGCCTCGGCTCTGGCGCTCGTGTTGACAATATTCAGCGCGCGACACCGTGAATCCCGGGCTGACCGGGGCCTCCGCCGCACCATTGGGGCATTGCAGGGAATGCCGGAGTTCTGGCTCGGACTGATGCTCATCCTGATCTTCTCCGCGAACCTCCAGCTCCTTCCGAGCTTCGGTTTCTACGGCCTGTCATCACTGATACTGCCAGTACTGACTCTCGCGTTGCCCACGGTCCCGACGCTGTACCGGGTCTTTCGCGGGCAGATGCTCGACGTTCTTGGCAACGACTTCGTCGAAGCCATGCGGGCACGTGGGTTGAGCGAACGGCTGATCGTGTACCGTCACGCACTTCGTAACATGGTGGGTCCCGGCGTGAACTTCGCCGCTCTACAGCTGGGCTACCTGATCTCGAACTGCGTGATCGTGGAAACCATCTTTTCGTGGCCAGGTATCGGAAACCTGTTGATCTCGGCTGTGCTCACCCGTGACTTCGCAGTGGTCCAGGCAACCATCATCATGGTGGCCGCCTTCTACGTACTACTCAACCTGATCGCGGACATCTTCATCCTGATCAGCGATCCCCGTGTGCGGACGGTGAAAGCATGA
- a CDS encoding ABC transporter permease, protein MNLLTSKASKRRTRPGGTSLRTGATLIGALASGAVVARFLPIDPNSQELAESYLAPFSGNHLLGTDVLGRDLLVWCAYGVATSLTVALAVVFISALLGVLIGAYAAYTGGWVDAVLMRLVDLQLAVPPLLIFLAASMVIQPSYTTMVVLLSSVGWVPYARLVRANVLVDRERGYVAAARLAGTRRIGILFGHLIPAAGTPIIVYASLHVGFVVLSESALSFLGLGFQPPTASLGYMISQGRDQLVGAWWIATVPGLVIILLVVSANLIGDGLRDRFHLDSGGLT, encoded by the coding sequence ATGAACCTTCTCACCAGCAAAGCGTCGAAGCGTCGTACTCGTCCCGGCGGCACTTCCCTTCGTACGGGTGCCACGCTTATCGGCGCTCTCGCGTCCGGCGCTGTCGTAGCACGTTTCTTGCCGATTGATCCGAATTCACAGGAACTCGCGGAGTCCTACCTCGCCCCATTCTCCGGAAACCACCTGCTGGGAACCGACGTCCTCGGCCGCGACCTCCTGGTGTGGTGTGCCTACGGCGTTGCAACCTCGCTGACCGTTGCGCTCGCGGTCGTTTTCATCAGCGCTCTGCTCGGTGTACTGATCGGCGCATATGCCGCCTACACCGGCGGTTGGGTCGACGCCGTGCTGATGCGGCTCGTCGACCTGCAGCTCGCCGTTCCGCCCCTCCTGATCTTCCTCGCGGCTTCCATGGTCATCCAGCCGAGCTACACCACAATGGTTGTCCTGTTGTCCTCGGTCGGATGGGTGCCTTACGCGCGACTGGTGCGGGCGAACGTCCTCGTCGACCGCGAACGCGGTTATGTCGCCGCGGCACGCCTGGCGGGTACACGTCGCATTGGCATCCTGTTCGGACATCTCATTCCCGCGGCCGGGACACCCATCATCGTGTACGCGTCACTCCACGTCGGATTCGTAGTCCTGTCCGAGAGCGCACTGTCCTTCCTCGGACTCGGTTTCCAGCCGCCGACCGCGAGCCTGGGCTACATGATTTCCCAGGGCCGGGACCAGTTGGTCGGGGCATGGTGGATCGCGACCGTACCCGGCCTGGTGATCATCCTGCTCGTCGTCTCGGCGAATCTCATCGGTGACGGCCTGCGTGACCGGTTCCACCTCGACTCCGGAGGCCTCACATGA
- a CDS encoding ABC transporter ATP-binding protein, protein MTSPALQVQDLEIVTPNGTRLVSGMTFEVSAGHLLGLLGETGAGKTLTARAVLGLLPRTLRASGKVSFDGRTWHALDHPEEVTHLLGTSTGLMLQNPAAAFDPMHRVGRQLIESVVHKRLMTRREATYRARELCEYLGLSDTDELFQLYPHELSGGMAQRLALALTLMPRPKLIVVDEPTSALDANLRVEALRLLRSIAEESGMAALLVSHDLGLVSRYCDSIAIVYAGRLVEYGSMTAVISAPTHPYTATLLNCGLTLDRPSRIRLPVIAGEPPSPGNWPSGCSFHPRCPDAQDHCGDERPLLTNDHDRGYACHHPRREGRTCEI, encoded by the coding sequence ATGACCAGTCCCGCGCTCCAGGTCCAGGATCTCGAAATCGTCACGCCGAACGGCACGCGCCTGGTTTCCGGGATGACCTTCGAGGTGTCGGCCGGTCACCTGCTCGGTCTCCTCGGGGAGACGGGAGCCGGGAAAACCCTCACAGCACGCGCGGTACTGGGGCTTTTGCCACGGACCCTCCGAGCCAGTGGGAAGGTCAGCTTCGATGGCCGCACCTGGCACGCGCTGGATCACCCGGAAGAGGTAACACACCTTCTCGGTACTTCGACTGGACTCATGCTCCAGAACCCGGCAGCGGCATTCGATCCGATGCACCGTGTCGGGCGCCAGCTGATCGAGTCCGTCGTGCACAAACGCCTGATGACGCGGCGCGAGGCCACTTATCGCGCCCGTGAGCTGTGCGAGTACCTGGGTCTGTCGGACACGGACGAACTGTTCCAGCTCTACCCGCACGAACTGTCGGGCGGAATGGCGCAACGTCTGGCCCTGGCGCTGACGCTCATGCCGAGACCGAAGTTGATCGTGGTCGACGAACCGACCTCCGCCCTGGATGCGAACCTTCGCGTCGAAGCGCTACGGCTGCTCCGATCGATAGCCGAAGAATCGGGAATGGCCGCGCTTCTGGTCTCACACGATCTGGGACTCGTCAGCAGGTACTGCGACAGTATCGCGATCGTGTACGCCGGGCGGCTGGTCGAGTACGGATCGATGACTGCGGTCATCTCGGCTCCCACTCATCCGTATACAGCCACGCTGCTGAACTGCGGACTCACCCTTGACCGCCCCTCCCGCATCCGGCTGCCGGTGATTGCCGGCGAGCCACCTTCGCCGGGCAACTGGCCTTCGGGATGCTCGTTCCACCCGCGATGCCCCGACGCGCAGGACCACTGCGGAGACGAGCGTCCCCTGCTCACCAATGACCACGATCGTGGCTACGCGTGCCACCATCCCCGACGAGAGGGCCGGACGTGCGAAATCTGA
- a CDS encoding ABC transporter ATP-binding protein — protein MRNLTDTMVETATIRINSLTKDFRNRKGMVRHALDSVEFAVKRGMTTAVIGESGAGKSTLIRCVAGLEKPTRGSVAINGRQVAPPRHGNTSPVQMVFQNPADALNPVRSVGWSISEPLRKLRRRERRVRVAELMASVGIDPARRKDRPRAFSGGQLQRIVIARALASSPEVLLCDEPTSALDVSVQAQIVNLLLELQEEHLFACIVVTHDLAVARALADDVIVLRHGKMLFSGPLDVVIEDSQELDPYVRQLVRSSQQMEIKKVAREQLA, from the coding sequence GTGCGAAATCTGACGGACACGATGGTCGAGACTGCGACGATACGCATCAATTCCCTGACCAAAGATTTCCGGAATCGGAAGGGCATGGTGCGGCATGCGCTCGATTCTGTCGAGTTCGCGGTGAAACGCGGGATGACCACCGCAGTAATCGGCGAAAGCGGCGCGGGGAAGTCGACGTTGATCCGGTGCGTCGCCGGGCTCGAGAAGCCGACGCGGGGTTCAGTTGCGATCAACGGCCGCCAGGTTGCTCCACCCCGGCACGGCAACACCAGCCCGGTTCAAATGGTGTTCCAGAACCCCGCTGACGCCCTGAATCCCGTCCGAAGCGTCGGATGGAGCATTTCCGAGCCACTGAGGAAGCTCCGCCGGCGCGAGCGTCGCGTACGCGTGGCGGAGCTGATGGCCTCGGTTGGCATCGATCCAGCACGCCGCAAGGATCGCCCGAGAGCGTTTTCGGGCGGTCAGCTCCAGCGGATCGTCATCGCCCGTGCGCTCGCCTCATCCCCTGAAGTGCTGCTGTGTGACGAACCCACGTCCGCGCTCGACGTCTCGGTGCAGGCCCAGATCGTCAACCTTCTGCTCGAGTTGCAGGAGGAACACCTGTTTGCTTGCATCGTCGTCACCCATGACCTGGCGGTGGCGAGGGCACTCGCTGACGATGTCATCGTGCTACGGCACGGGAAGATGCTGTTTTCCGGTCCCCTCGACGTCGTCATCGAGGACAGCCAAGAACTGGACCCCTACGTGCGGCAGCTGGTGCGCTCGTCCCAGCAGATGGAGATCAAGAAGGTCGCGCGCGAACAACTGGCTTGA
- a CDS encoding NAD-dependent epimerase/dehydratase family protein translates to MALICVTGVSGRVGSTLVPQLVRAGHHVRCVGRAPERLSVGGVEVVEASLTDGGALARAVAGVDVVVHLAAQMVLGESSVERYYDVNVMGTLRLLEASVSQSVPVRQFVYASTDNTYDPAHAPREPITEDHPQFPGDYYGTSKVLCEQLVRNYQKLHGLNYTILRYGSVLAPNEAVALFRLDWVRGFLATHTTAGRRSNLWQLLAGGDDFLGALQEQIGDRTGNPALALTGPDGRPWAIHTSDVRDTVAGTLAAIDHPNAINQDFNIVGPRTTTFTEGATVIAKHYNLDLLTAHMPATLAFELSTHKATQLLDYHPHHDFDSTITTAQDPNPTPDYTPVTQGWIPTSDPRS, encoded by the coding sequence ATGGCGTTGATCTGTGTGACAGGCGTGTCCGGCAGGGTGGGTTCGACGCTCGTTCCGCAACTCGTGCGCGCCGGCCATCACGTTCGGTGCGTCGGTAGGGCGCCCGAGCGGTTGTCGGTGGGTGGTGTGGAGGTGGTGGAGGCGTCGTTGACTGATGGTGGGGCGTTGGCGCGTGCGGTGGCGGGTGTGGATGTGGTGGTGCATCTGGCGGCGCAGATGGTGCTGGGTGAGTCGTCGGTGGAGCGTTATTACGACGTCAACGTGATGGGTACGTTGCGTTTGCTGGAGGCGTCGGTGTCGCAGTCGGTGCCGGTACGGCAGTTCGTCTACGCCAGCACGGACAACACCTACGATCCGGCGCACGCTCCGCGGGAACCCATCACCGAGGACCACCCTCAGTTCCCGGGTGACTACTACGGAACCTCGAAGGTGCTGTGCGAGCAGTTGGTGCGTAACTACCAGAAACTGCACGGCCTGAACTACACCATCCTGCGTTACGGATCGGTTCTGGCCCCCAACGAAGCCGTCGCGTTGTTCCGCCTGGATTGGGTCCGCGGGTTCCTGGCCACCCACACCACCGCCGGCCGCCGCAGCAACCTCTGGCAACTCCTCGCCGGTGGGGACGACTTCCTCGGCGCACTCCAAGAGCAGATCGGCGACCGCACCGGCAATCCCGCCCTCGCCCTCACCGGCCCCGACGGCCGTCCCTGGGCCATCCACACCTCCGACGTCCGCGACACCGTCGCCGGCACCCTGGCCGCCATCGACCACCCCAATGCCATCAACCAGGACTTCAACATCGTCGGACCCCGCACCACCACCTTCACCGAAGGCGCCACCGTCATCGCCAAGCACTACAACCTCGACCTGCTCACCGCCCACATGCCCGCCACCCTCGCCTTCGAACTATCCACCCACAAAGCCACGCAACTCCTCGACTACCACCCCCACCACGACTTCGACTCCACCATCACCACCGCCCAAGACCCCAACCCCACACCCGACTACACCCCCGTCACACAAGGCTGGATCCCCACAAGCGATCCGCGATCGTGA
- the neuC gene encoding UDP-N-acetylglucosamine 2-epimerase produces the protein MKICVFTGSRADYGPLIPVLRRLDLDPEIDLRILASGGHLMREQGNTVEVIEKDGFRVADRVEMVLAGDSPVSVAKSMGLAILGYADALARMEPDVLCVLGDRYEALSAVLAALPRNTMVVHFGGGQLTLGSADDRIRHAISRIAHLHFVFAEEDRKQLIRMGVAEDCVHDAGRMNVEHGITENLIDRRDLEDRLGRKLRSPSFAVTLHPVTGKPEETGEALDALLAVLAQYEHGTIVFTAPNVDHGSGDISVAISQFVAEHPSFTTYVPSLGQRGYLGLVRHCDVVVGNSSSGLLEAPLLGTPTVNIGSRQDGRAKADSVFDCAATPAGVQRAIDAALSCDVDRGHHENAVPTNENIDEAVVEVIKRRSRENLRDARRSDSKWR, from the coding sequence GTGAAGATCTGTGTGTTCACCGGGTCCCGGGCCGACTACGGTCCTCTGATTCCGGTTCTGCGGAGGCTGGATCTCGATCCTGAGATCGATCTCCGGATTTTGGCGAGCGGTGGCCATCTGATGCGTGAACAGGGAAACACCGTCGAAGTGATAGAGAAAGACGGGTTCAGGGTCGCAGATCGCGTTGAGATGGTCTTGGCTGGAGACAGCCCGGTCTCGGTCGCGAAATCCATGGGCCTAGCCATACTCGGTTATGCCGACGCGTTGGCGCGGATGGAGCCGGATGTCCTGTGCGTCCTGGGTGATCGGTACGAAGCGCTGTCCGCGGTTCTCGCCGCCCTGCCAAGGAACACGATGGTGGTTCACTTCGGCGGTGGGCAACTCACGCTGGGGTCGGCGGACGATCGGATTCGTCACGCTATTTCCAGGATCGCTCACCTTCATTTCGTGTTCGCCGAGGAAGACCGAAAACAGCTCATCCGAATGGGCGTCGCCGAGGACTGTGTTCACGATGCCGGACGGATGAACGTCGAGCACGGTATCACGGAGAACCTGATTGACCGGCGGGATCTGGAGGACCGCCTGGGCAGGAAATTGCGGTCGCCTTCATTTGCGGTCACCCTCCATCCCGTCACCGGCAAGCCGGAGGAAACGGGTGAAGCGCTGGACGCGCTGTTGGCTGTACTGGCGCAGTATGAGCACGGAACAATCGTGTTCACCGCCCCGAACGTCGATCACGGCAGCGGCGACATATCGGTGGCGATATCGCAATTCGTCGCCGAGCATCCGAGCTTCACCACGTATGTGCCGTCCCTCGGGCAGCGCGGTTATCTCGGCCTCGTGCGGCACTGCGACGTCGTGGTCGGGAACTCCTCGAGCGGTCTTCTCGAAGCTCCGCTCCTCGGTACACCGACTGTCAACATCGGGTCACGACAAGACGGGCGGGCGAAAGCGGATTCCGTTTTCGACTGTGCAGCCACGCCTGCCGGTGTTCAGCGAGCGATCGACGCGGCGCTGTCTTGCGACGTTGATAGGGGTCATCACGAAAATGCGGTACCGACGAACGAGAACATCGATGAAGCAGTGGTCGAAGTGATCAAACGGAGGTCGCGGGAAAACCTTCGCGACGCGAGAAGGAGCGACAGCAAATGGCGTTGA
- a CDS encoding DegT/DnrJ/EryC1/StrS family aminotransferase — protein sequence MTAADRIALSEPLLGGNELAYLRECVESNFVSSAGPFVNDFEIKFAERVHSRHAVACASGTAALHVAMRIAGAGPGKLIAVSDFTFIASANAVSYTGADLLLVDSEQQTWNMNTELLYDDVCRRARLGRRIPDIVEVVHVLGHPADIEPLFELRSRFGIRLIEDAAEAHGARWRAGMVEGCQVGTVGDLGCFSFNGNKLITSGSGGMVVSNDAAAARRTRHLVNQAKSSEHGYVHDEIGYNYRMSNIAAAVGLAQLEQLDSFLLRKRTMAEQYDRLLASAPLRRPPRANWASPSHWLYSVLLRGQNNRVADVVHELNERGIQGRRLWPPLHRQRPYESCERLGGVVAEDLYQNGLSLPSSLGITSEEQGRVVTRLCNVLAHDGPQQKHAPESETQP from the coding sequence ATGACTGCGGCGGACCGCATCGCGCTGTCCGAGCCGCTACTCGGAGGCAACGAGTTGGCATACTTGCGGGAGTGTGTCGAGAGTAATTTCGTGTCGTCGGCAGGCCCGTTCGTGAACGACTTCGAGATTAAGTTCGCCGAGCGGGTCCATAGCCGGCACGCCGTGGCGTGTGCGAGCGGTACCGCGGCTCTCCACGTGGCGATGCGTATCGCGGGTGCGGGGCCGGGCAAGCTGATCGCGGTGTCGGACTTCACGTTCATCGCGTCAGCCAACGCCGTGAGTTACACCGGTGCGGACCTTCTGCTCGTCGACAGTGAGCAACAGACGTGGAACATGAACACCGAGCTGTTGTACGACGATGTCTGTCGACGGGCGCGCCTCGGACGCCGCATCCCAGATATCGTCGAGGTGGTTCACGTACTTGGCCATCCTGCCGATATCGAACCACTCTTCGAGCTGCGAAGTCGATTCGGGATCCGGCTCATCGAAGACGCGGCGGAGGCTCACGGGGCCCGCTGGCGGGCCGGCATGGTCGAGGGCTGCCAGGTCGGTACAGTGGGAGACTTGGGTTGCTTTTCCTTCAACGGGAACAAGCTAATCACTTCTGGCAGCGGTGGGATGGTCGTGAGCAACGACGCGGCGGCTGCTCGCCGGACACGGCACCTCGTCAACCAGGCGAAATCCAGCGAGCACGGATACGTCCACGACGAGATCGGTTACAACTACCGGATGAGCAACATCGCAGCCGCTGTAGGGTTGGCTCAGTTGGAGCAGCTGGATTCCTTCCTACTCCGCAAACGGACCATGGCCGAGCAGTATGATCGGTTGCTGGCTTCTGCGCCTTTGCGCCGTCCGCCGCGCGCGAACTGGGCGTCACCGTCACACTGGCTCTACTCGGTGTTGCTCCGAGGCCAGAACAATCGTGTCGCCGACGTCGTACACGAGCTCAACGAACGGGGCATTCAAGGACGACGTCTTTGGCCGCCTTTGCATCGGCAGCGCCCTTACGAGTCGTGTGAACGTCTGGGCGGGGTCGTTGCTGAAGATCTTTACCAGAACGGCCTATCGCTGCCCAGTTCGCTCGGAATCACGTCCGAGGAGCAGGGCCGTGTTGTGACGCGACTCTGCAACGTCCTCGCTCACGATGGCCCGCAGCAGAAACACGCTCCTGAGTCGGAGACGCAGCCTTGA
- a CDS encoding SDR family NAD(P)-dependent oxidoreductase, producing the protein MSELTGKRVLVTGADGFIGSHLVERLVDEGVQVRALCVYNSNGSYGWLDELDARHPRNLDLRLGDIRDAKCVRGLVEDTDVVFHLAALIAIPYSYQAPASFVDTNVVGTLNVLEAARESNGPRVVNTSTSEVYGTPEHVPIRESHELRAFSPYAATKIAADKLCEAYARSFGIDVVTLRPFNTFGPRQSLRAVIPTILAQLLAGREVVNLGSVWPKRDFTYVADTVDGFLRTAVSDVPPGEVVQLGTGSCVSIGELFELCCEVTGASAEIESESLRFRPDAGEVEILLSDPSRAWDLISWKPATDLAEGLALTVEWMKPRVDHLRSERYHR; encoded by the coding sequence GTGAGCGAACTGACTGGTAAGCGTGTGCTCGTAACAGGGGCTGACGGCTTCATCGGAAGCCACCTGGTCGAACGGCTGGTGGACGAGGGAGTGCAGGTTCGTGCTCTCTGTGTTTACAACTCCAACGGCTCGTACGGCTGGCTCGACGAGCTCGACGCCCGCCATCCGCGCAACCTCGATCTGCGGCTGGGCGACATCCGGGATGCCAAGTGTGTCCGGGGGCTGGTCGAAGACACCGACGTCGTGTTCCATCTGGCGGCCCTGATCGCCATCCCGTACAGCTACCAGGCGCCCGCTTCGTTCGTGGATACCAACGTCGTCGGCACGCTGAATGTGCTCGAAGCGGCGCGGGAGTCGAACGGACCACGCGTGGTGAACACGTCCACGAGCGAGGTGTACGGAACTCCGGAGCACGTGCCGATCCGCGAAAGCCACGAACTCCGGGCTTTCTCCCCGTACGCCGCGACCAAGATAGCGGCCGACAAACTGTGCGAGGCGTACGCGCGGTCGTTCGGCATCGACGTCGTCACGCTTCGGCCGTTCAACACCTTCGGGCCCAGGCAGTCGCTCAGGGCGGTGATCCCCACCATCTTGGCTCAGCTCCTCGCTGGCCGGGAAGTCGTGAACTTGGGAAGTGTATGGCCGAAACGCGACTTCACCTACGTCGCCGACACGGTCGACGGGTTCCTGCGAACTGCGGTGTCGGACGTGCCTCCGGGAGAGGTGGTACAGCTCGGTACGGGCTCCTGCGTGTCGATCGGGGAACTGTTCGAGCTCTGCTGCGAGGTCACGGGGGCTTCTGCGGAGATCGAGTCCGAATCCTTGAGATTCCGCCCCGATGCGGGTGAAGTCGAGATACTGCTGTCCGACCCGAGTCGTGCGTGGGACCTTATCAGCTGGAAACCGGCCACGGATTTAGCGGAGGGACTCGCGCTTACCGTGGAATGGATGAAGCCCCGCGTTGATCACCTCAGGTCTGAGAGGTACCACCGATGA